The Arthrobacter sp. OAP107 DNA segment GACCACCTTGGAGCCACGGTCGATGGCGAGGTCCACATCGGTGAAGATCTCCAGCGAACCGTAGGACTTGCTCAGGCCCTCGGCGGTCAGCGGGGTCCGGCCACACGGCGACGGGTCCGGGAACCGCAGCGCTGCCACGCGGTCGTGCTCGCGGACGGCTTCCAGGCCGCTGAGCAGCCGCTCGGCGCGCTTGGCCATGTTCTGCGCGGCGACGGCCTTGGTGGCCTTGGCGCGCATTTTGTTGGCCTGGTCCATCAGGACCTGCGCCTTTTTCTCGGCGTTGGCGCGTTCGCGCTTGCGGGCACGCTCGTCCGTCTCGCGCTGCTGCAGGTAGCGCTTCCACCCCATGTTGTAGAAATCGATCTGCGCCCGGTTCGCGTCCAGGTGGTACACCTTGTTGACGGTGGCCTCCAGCAGTTCCACGTCGTGGCTGATCACGATCAGGCCGCCCTGGTGGTTCTTGAGGAAGTCGCGGAGCCAGGAGATGGAATCCGCGTCGAGGTGGTTGGTGGGCTCATCCAGCAGCATGGTTTCCGCGCCGGAGTAGAGGATGCGCGCCAGTTCCACACGGCGGCGCTGGCCACCGGACAGGGTTTTGAGCGGCTGGTTGAGGATCCGTTCCGGCAGTGCCAGGTTGGAGGAGATAGCGGCCGCTTCGGCTTCCGCCGCGTATCCGCCGCCGGACAGGAATTCGGCCTCGAGCCGGTCATACCGGCCCATCGCCTTGCGCTGGACCTCCGGGTCCTCGCTGGCCATGTCCGCCTGCGCCTTCTTCAGCTTGCCGACGACGACGTCCAGGCCTCGGGCGGACAGAATGCGGTCCCGCGCCAGCTGCTCCATGTCCGGGGTGCGCGGGTCCTGGGGCAGGTAGCCGATTTCGCCGCTGCGGGTCACCTTGCCGGCGGCGGGCAGGCCTTCGCCGGCCAGCACGCGGGTCAGCGTCGTCTTGCCGGCGCCGTTGCGGCCCACGAGGCCGATCTTGTCACCCTTGTCGATGCGGAAGCTCACCTGGTCCATGAGCAGGCGGGCGCCGGCACGGAGTTCAAGT contains these protein-coding regions:
- a CDS encoding ABC-F family ATP-binding cassette domain-containing protein; its protein translation is MITVQELELRAGARLLMDQVSFRIDKGDKIGLVGRNGAGKTTLTRVLAGEGLPAAGKVTRSGEIGYLPQDPRTPDMEQLARDRILSARGLDVVVGKLKKAQADMASEDPEVQRKAMGRYDRLEAEFLSGGGYAAEAEAAAISSNLALPERILNQPLKTLSGGQRRRVELARILYSGAETMLLDEPTNHLDADSISWLRDFLKNHQGGLIVISHDVELLEATVNKVYHLDANRAQIDFYNMGWKRYLQQRETDERARKRERANAEKKAQVLMDQANKMRAKATKAVAAQNMAKRAERLLSGLEAVREHDRVAALRFPDPSPCGRTPLTAEGLSKSYGSLEIFTDVDLAIDRGSKVVILGLNGAGKTTLLRMLAGVDRPDTGDIVPGHGLKVGYYAQEHETLDHDRTVLENMRSSAPDMKDAEVRGILGSFLFSGDDVDKPAGVLSGGEKTRLALATIVASSANVLLLDEPTNNLDPASRAEILGALRNYTGAVVLVSHDEGAVEALNPERVVLLPDGVEDLWNEDYLDLITLA